The window AGCCGGCCCTGCTCGACCCCAACTTCCGGCGGTCGGTCGTCCTGATCTGCGACCACAACGCCGACGGCTCGTTCGGGCTGATCCTCAACCGGCCGACCGAGTTCCGCCTACCCGACGTGCTCGACGAGCCAGTCGGGATGGAGCACCTGCTCTACTTCGGCGGGCCGGTGCAGACCGACACGCTGCACTACCTCCACCCTTACGCCGACGAGGTGGAGCACGCCGTCTCCGTCCTCGACGGCGTCGGCTGGGGCGGTCCGTTCGACGTGATCGTGGAGCAGGTCCGCAGCGGCGCGCTCGACGGCGACGCGCTCCGCTTCTTCGTCGGCTACGCTGGTTGGGGCGACGAGCAGCTCGCGGAGGAGGTCGGCGAGGGCAGTTGGGTGGTGCTCCCG of the Bacteroidota bacterium genome contains:
- a CDS encoding YqgE/AlgH family protein, which codes for MDLAPGVLLVAEPALLDPNFRRSVVLICDHNADGSFGLILNRPTEFRLPDVLDEPVGMEHLLYFGGPVQTDTLHYLHPYADEVEHAVSVLDGVGWGGPFDVIVEQVRSGALDGDALRFFVGYAGWGDEQLAEEVGEGSWVVLPASAARVFEDDPAVLWREIMRDLGGEYALLSNYPDDPQMN